The following proteins come from a genomic window of Companilactobacillus pabuli:
- a CDS encoding glycerophosphodiester phosphodiesterase family protein yields the protein MSKKIVAHRGIPTLAPENTMASFNTVADRDVKWIETDLSITKDEQVFVIHDDKLDRTTNISGSIETVDSSEVKNADAGYWFAERFRGEKVPTLDQLIDFLNIHKINANIELKGVVGDNANYLADKLVEKFAEALDRLDDQVELIISSFNPIMLEKMYQLKPDLKYAVLFSKATLGDDWNLVMQACHAKIIHPDSNGLTEAKVKKMKDYGYEINVWTVDDINRAQELLSWGVDGVITNIADRMLFLEK from the coding sequence ATGTCAAAAAAAATTGTTGCGCATAGAGGAATACCTACCTTAGCACCCGAAAATACCATGGCATCATTTAATACTGTTGCTGATCGTGATGTGAAGTGGATTGAAACTGATCTTAGTATCACCAAAGATGAACAAGTCTTTGTTATTCATGATGATAAATTAGACCGAACGACTAATATCTCTGGTTCGATTGAGACAGTTGACAGTTCCGAAGTAAAAAATGCTGATGCTGGTTATTGGTTTGCCGAAAGATTCCGCGGTGAAAAGGTACCTACCTTGGACCAACTAATCGACTTTCTTAATATCCACAAAATCAATGCTAATATTGAACTAAAGGGTGTTGTGGGGGACAATGCCAATTATTTAGCTGATAAATTAGTTGAGAAATTTGCCGAAGCTTTGGACCGCTTGGATGATCAAGTAGAATTGATTATTTCTAGTTTTAATCCCATCATGTTGGAAAAAATGTATCAACTCAAACCAGATTTGAAGTATGCCGTTTTGTTCAGTAAGGCTACTTTGGGGGATGACTGGAATTTAGTAATGCAAGCTTGCCATGCTAAAATTATTCATCCAGACAGTAATGGTTTGACTGAAGCCAAAGTTAAGAAAATGAAAGACTATGGTTACGAAATCAACGTTTGGACGGTTGACGATATCAATCGTGCTCAAGAGTTGTTGAGCTGGGGCGTTGATGGTGTAATTACTAATATTGCTGATAGAATGCTCTTCTTAGAAAAATAG
- a CDS encoding helix-turn-helix transcriptional regulator, with translation MEADKEKLDPEYQDIEKSGSRYRILNIFTRFLNHETMTMDWATDHYEANKTAIQKDFKLIRRILAQQMPNRQLILDKTNSEYHISREGVIDGADAIALLKMLIGTRAFSKEELKDFSSDILDLVDDSAYRNIKILLSATMAEYKPVKVSDDLRERIRRLSECILKKRSVTFKYHSSRQGSDASKDIIGVPINMYFDTSYYYVMIYVLKDADPKDNPRIFRLDRFEFPISSSKRAINIPYSKKVDEGTMLNKTHLLKMGNDVNYRFEYFSYPQTALDKLPGSRIVEKKENSVIIEGSIFTEGALLWIFSQGNQLKVLGPNSLIKEVKQRLADTMKLYEK, from the coding sequence ATGGAAGCTGATAAAGAGAAATTAGATCCTGAATATCAAGATATTGAAAAAAGTGGTAGTCGTTATCGAATCTTGAATATTTTTACACGATTTTTAAATCATGAAACAATGACAATGGATTGGGCAACTGATCATTATGAAGCCAATAAAACTGCTATTCAAAAAGATTTTAAACTTATCAGAAGAATTTTGGCCCAACAAATGCCAAATCGACAGTTAATTTTGGATAAAACTAATTCTGAATATCACATTAGTCGAGAAGGTGTGATTGACGGTGCTGATGCGATAGCACTCTTAAAGATGCTGATAGGAACTAGAGCTTTTTCAAAAGAAGAATTAAAAGATTTTTCCAGTGATATTTTAGACTTAGTTGATGATAGTGCTTATCGTAATATTAAAATTCTATTATCCGCTACGATGGCTGAATACAAACCGGTTAAAGTTAGTGATGACTTACGTGAACGAATTAGGCGTTTGTCGGAATGTATTTTGAAAAAGAGATCCGTCACTTTTAAATATCACAGTAGTCGTCAAGGCAGTGATGCTTCAAAAGATATTATTGGGGTTCCTATCAATATGTATTTTGACACCTCATATTATTACGTGATGATTTATGTTTTAAAGGATGCTGATCCAAAAGACAATCCACGAATTTTTCGTTTAGATAGATTCGAGTTTCCAATTAGCTCAAGTAAAAGAGCCATTAATATTCCTTATTCAAAAAAAGTTGATGAAGGAACGATGTTGAATAAGACTCATTTATTAAAGATGGGCAATGATGTCAATTATCGTTTTGAATACTTCAGTTATCCACAGACTGCCTTGGATAAATTACCAGGTTCTAGGATTGTGGAGAAAAAGGAAAATAGTGTCATCATTGAAGGTAGTATTTTTACTGAAGGAGCGTTGTTGTGGATCTTTAGTCAGGGGAATCAATTGAAAGTTTTGGGACCTAATTCATTAATTAAAGAAGTTAAACAGCGTTTGGCTGATACCATGAAATTGTATGAAAAATAA
- a CDS encoding glycosyltransferase family 2 protein: protein MVRNKLSIIMTAYNVADYISSSIDSVIAQTNRNFDLIIVDDCSTDQTQKIIRSYAQKYDWISVICHAQNFGVSTARNTGLKNADGEFLTFIDGDDWVEPDYVEHFLDVFSDQDVDMVTCGFFNETESGKVKNKFTKRQTSIVGREEATKLIIKMTGTVMGYTWNKAYVRSIIEEHKLMFQTDLDLMEDQVFNVEYAAHARKFYLDNLPLYHYISRKESITNRFAMENVRDIGVARMKVYKTIRESTRNEKKQI from the coding sequence ATGGTGAGAAATAAACTTTCAATTATTATGACAGCTTATAATGTAGCTGATTATATTTCCAGCTCGATCGATTCAGTGATTGCTCAAACTAATCGAAATTTTGATTTAATTATTGTGGACGATTGCTCTACAGATCAAACTCAAAAGATAATCCGTTCTTATGCTCAAAAATATGATTGGATTTCGGTTATTTGCCACGCTCAAAATTTTGGCGTTTCAACTGCTAGAAATACAGGTCTAAAAAATGCCGATGGTGAATTTTTAACTTTTATCGACGGCGATGATTGGGTCGAACCTGATTATGTCGAACATTTTTTAGACGTTTTTTCAGATCAAGATGTTGATATGGTAACTTGCGGTTTCTTTAACGAAACTGAAAGTGGCAAAGTCAAAAATAAATTTACCAAGCGTCAAACTAGTATCGTTGGTCGTGAAGAAGCTACTAAGCTCATTATCAAGATGACAGGTACAGTTATGGGTTACACATGGAACAAAGCTTACGTCCGTTCAATCATTGAAGAGCATAAGTTGATGTTTCAGACTGATTTGGATTTGATGGAAGATCAAGTTTTTAATGTCGAATATGCAGCTCATGCTAGAAAGTTCTACCTTGATAATTTGCCACTGTATCATTATATTTCCCGCAAGGAAAGCATTACTAATCGTTTTGCTATGGAAAATGTCAGAGATATTGGTGTCGCTAGAATGAAAGTTTATAAAACCATTCGAGAAAGCACTCGAAATGAGAAAAAACAGATTTAA
- a CDS encoding helix-turn-helix domain-containing protein, whose amino-acid sequence MTNKDVNSKERALIIAFRMFFGEKINVKETAETYGVSKRTILRDISSIRHVLADKDLANYRFELKYNESHNNYNIFDNGILTLEEALLVLMTLAGNIPDINSDSLNKVSKGITDLVATSKRRQLGPALLNAKESYMALSNKKDILPRVKKFLIWTIDHKTIHFTDASADCSLDGVPLSIFVRNRDCFVLMYVAGDINRNIVYPIDKLTNLSESKKEIKISRTNLESHGDFY is encoded by the coding sequence TTGACTAATAAAGATGTTAACAGTAAAGAACGTGCTCTTATTATTGCATTCAGAATGTTTTTTGGTGAGAAAATTAATGTAAAAGAAACTGCCGAAACTTATGGTGTTTCTAAGAGAACCATCTTGAGAGATATTAGTTCAATCAGACATGTTTTGGCAGACAAAGATTTGGCCAATTACCGTTTTGAATTAAAATATAATGAAAGCCACAATAACTATAATATTTTTGATAATGGAATTTTGACTTTAGAAGAAGCGTTGTTAGTTCTGATGACTTTGGCAGGTAACATTCCAGATATTAATTCGGATTCACTTAACAAAGTGTCGAAGGGAATAACTGATTTAGTGGCTACTTCTAAACGTCGACAATTAGGACCAGCTTTATTAAATGCTAAGGAAAGTTATATGGCCTTGTCTAATAAAAAGGATATTTTGCCACGGGTAAAGAAATTTTTGATTTGGACTATTGATCATAAGACAATTCATTTCACAGATGCGTCGGCTGATTGTAGTTTGGATGGCGTACCTTTAAGTATTTTTGTCAGAAACCGTGATTGTTTTGTATTGATGTATGTGGCTGGGGATATTAATCGTAATATTGTTTATCCGATTGATAAATTGACTAATTTAAGTGAAAGTAAAAAGGAAATAAAAATTTCACGAACTAATTTAGAAAGTCATGGTGATTTTTACTAA
- a CDS encoding zinc-ribbon domain-containing protein: protein MFCPNCGHKVDPDQKFCDNCGYALKKKKTETTNQVKDDDTIRSLSDIENELNQEDKSEKESEAPLQQAPAQQREYGSFDHPKVQRPDPEPEMKTYSKSGNTTSHPSSFAKSSADEPLDDKTQVYSKNDFNPISQKPYKKTQEHETDYHSYEDPIKDPIKDPFAPTENERRAAEAKKKAEQTDPNDGFIHNMIKFAKNNAYISIFAVIITAILLVVKRNYGYIALAIVIILWFLLSQLRHGNEVGANKALKHETSFNKDSNDDHPDTTAQTTHKQKPKYETAADRLKPNHKTTAQKAIIVSSIIGFIASIGGPFLDGFSLSATITSAASRTSAYVAQPVWITNGVSAIRLICFLSPVIALIAACFRSRGTIRLVRLFTFLPSILYAALYVVITFGYVNSSMITGQVVASTGKSLGTSFYVLLITSVISLIMAYTLRPKVKM, encoded by the coding sequence ATGTTTTGTCCAAATTGTGGTCATAAAGTCGATCCAGATCAAAAATTTTGTGATAATTGCGGCTACGCCCTAAAGAAGAAAAAGACTGAAACTACTAATCAAGTAAAAGATGATGACACTATCCGCTCATTGTCAGATATTGAAAATGAATTAAATCAAGAAGATAAATCAGAAAAAGAATCTGAAGCTCCATTACAACAAGCTCCTGCTCAACAAAGAGAATATGGTTCTTTTGACCATCCTAAGGTCCAACGTCCAGATCCTGAACCTGAGATGAAAACTTATAGCAAATCTGGTAATACTACTTCACACCCATCTTCATTTGCTAAATCTAGTGCCGATGAACCTTTAGATGATAAGACTCAAGTTTATAGCAAGAATGACTTTAATCCCATTTCTCAAAAGCCTTACAAAAAGACTCAAGAACATGAAACTGATTACCATTCTTACGAAGATCCTATCAAAGACCCAATCAAAGATCCTTTCGCACCAACAGAAAATGAGAGACGTGCTGCAGAGGCTAAGAAAAAGGCTGAACAAACTGACCCTAATGATGGTTTTATCCATAACATGATCAAATTTGCGAAAAATAATGCTTATATCAGTATCTTTGCAGTCATCATTACGGCTATTTTGTTAGTTGTTAAAAGAAACTACGGTTATATTGCCTTAGCCATCGTTATTATTTTGTGGTTCCTACTTTCACAACTCCGTCATGGTAATGAAGTTGGAGCAAATAAAGCTCTCAAACACGAGACTTCTTTTAATAAAGATTCTAATGATGATCATCCTGATACGACTGCTCAAACAACTCATAAGCAAAAACCTAAATACGAAACTGCCGCTGACCGTCTCAAACCAAATCATAAGACAACAGCTCAAAAGGCTATCATTGTGTCATCAATAATTGGTTTCATCGCTTCAATCGGCGGACCTTTCTTAGATGGTTTCTCTCTTTCAGCAACAATTACTAGTGCTGCTAGTCGGACTAGTGCTTACGTTGCTCAGCCTGTTTGGATTACCAATGGTGTGTCTGCTATTCGTTTGATTTGTTTCTTGTCACCAGTCATTGCCTTGATTGCAGCTTGCTTCAGATCACGTGGAACGATTCGCTTGGTTAGATTATTCACCTTCTTACCTTCAATCCTCTATGCTGCTTTGTATGTAGTGATTACCTTCGGTTATGTCAACTCATCAATGATTACCGGCCAAGTAGTTGCATCTACTGGTAAATCATTAGGAACTAGTTTTTACGTTCTCTTGATTACTTCAGTTATTTCATTGATTATGGCTTACACTTTACGTCCAAAAGTAAAAATGTAA
- a CDS encoding type 1 glutamine amidotransferase encodes MRINVLQHTPNEGPGMIQDWSQEHGHQMYIYHPYQFGHLPSAEQTDMLVILGGPMSPNDDLPWIKQERQLIKDLLAQNKPLFGACFGAQQIAKTLGKEIKKAPAKEVGWAPVYRQNEAIFGIPEKMTVLHWHEEMFEIPENAKLLFSSDKVKNQGFVMNHRIIGLQFHIEPKADNVREMVVNDFPYLEGSVLNQSGENILNTPVPAENKLILDRMLDYITN; translated from the coding sequence ATGAGAATAAATGTATTGCAACATACTCCAAATGAAGGTCCTGGAATGATCCAAGATTGGTCACAAGAACATGGGCATCAAATGTATATCTATCACCCTTATCAATTCGGACATTTACCATCTGCTGAACAGACAGATATGCTAGTTATTCTTGGCGGACCAATGAGCCCTAATGATGATTTACCTTGGATAAAGCAAGAACGTCAATTGATTAAGGATTTATTGGCTCAAAACAAGCCACTATTCGGTGCTTGCTTTGGTGCTCAACAAATTGCGAAGACGTTAGGTAAGGAAATCAAAAAGGCTCCAGCTAAAGAAGTAGGTTGGGCACCAGTCTATCGACAAAATGAAGCAATCTTTGGTATCCCTGAAAAAATGACAGTTTTGCATTGGCATGAAGAGATGTTTGAAATCCCAGAGAATGCTAAATTATTATTCTCAAGTGATAAGGTCAAAAACCAGGGTTTTGTTATGAATCATCGAATCATCGGCTTGCAATTTCACATTGAACCTAAAGCTGATAATGTGCGTGAAATGGTAGTGAATGATTTTCCATATCTTGAAGGTTCAGTTTTGAATCAATCAGGTGAGAATATTTTGAATACACCAGTACCTGCAGAGAATAAGTTGATTTTAGACCGCATGTTAGATTACATTACAAACTGA
- a CDS encoding YueI family protein: protein MTNVEDYIKQNVFGKPQLKPDEKNKFLGNFAERVAIALTIAQLKNEDNIKTVESVMKKYPQYHLYLNGKIDSYILDKYLQLSVKLKYKFTIVSQSGVRNKDRALTDNDMGLVIANEGKPVDRPVLI, encoded by the coding sequence ATGACTAATGTTGAAGATTATATTAAACAAAATGTTTTTGGCAAGCCACAGTTAAAGCCTGATGAGAAGAATAAATTCTTGGGAAACTTTGCTGAAAGAGTAGCAATTGCTTTAACGATTGCCCAATTAAAAAATGAGGATAATATCAAAACAGTTGAAAGCGTTATGAAAAAATATCCACAGTATCATCTGTACTTAAATGGAAAAATTGATTCATATATACTGGATAAATACCTACAATTGAGTGTAAAATTAAAGTATAAGTTTACAATAGTTTCACAATCGGGAGTCCGTAATAAAGACCGTGCCTTAACTGATAATGACATGGGACTAGTTATTGCTAACGAGGGTAAACCTGTTGATAGACCAGTGCTTATATAA
- a CDS encoding SDR family oxidoreductase produces MKVLIIGAHGKVGRLLVDELKARKIDFAAGLRKEEQIKAYQTDGISTQYIDLTASPKDIQNSIAESGADTIVFSAGAGGAGYDKTIEIDLDGAIKTMDAAQILGIKRYVMVSAVYSDDRTKWEASGIRPYYVAKHYADKYLRSTNLDYTIVHPGTLTDDPATGKVNIQSNYEGGSVARADVAKVIAQAIQTPSSIKNEYNFSAGDQDIQDVIR; encoded by the coding sequence ATGAAAGTACTTATTATTGGTGCCCATGGTAAAGTGGGTCGTTTGTTAGTTGACGAGTTGAAAGCTAGAAAGATTGATTTTGCGGCTGGTTTGCGTAAAGAAGAACAGATCAAAGCATACCAAACAGATGGTATTTCAACTCAATACATTGATTTAACAGCATCTCCAAAGGATATTCAAAATTCCATTGCTGAATCTGGCGCCGACACGATCGTCTTCTCCGCTGGTGCCGGTGGTGCTGGATATGACAAGACAATTGAAATCGATTTGGACGGAGCTATCAAGACAATGGATGCCGCTCAAATTCTTGGTATCAAGCGTTATGTCATGGTTAGTGCTGTTTACAGTGATGATCGTACGAAGTGGGAAGCTTCAGGAATCAGACCTTATTACGTAGCTAAGCATTATGCTGACAAGTATCTTCGTAGCACAAACTTAGATTACACAATTGTTCATCCGGGAACTTTGACCGATGATCCTGCAACTGGAAAAGTTAATATCCAAAGCAATTATGAAGGTGGTTCTGTAGCAAGAGCTGATGTCGCAAAAGTTATCGCTCAAGCTATTCAAACTCCATCATCAATCAAAAATGAATACAATTTCTCTGCTGGAGATCAAGATATTCAAGACGTTATTAGATAA
- a CDS encoding tyrosine-protein phosphatase, which translates to MKRILNLEGAINLRELGGYPTKDGTTIKYNKLLRSGDISNLTGKSLRYLKNYGLRYVVDFRSNSEQRTWADTTSDFYKIYSDPVYPLKGNGDKLAMMINHDNYSYLGMIYQSVVLDKHGQQAYKILFDLMLHNDQPKQSLLFHCAAGKDRTGIGALLVLKALDVDEETITKDYLLTNLMYDDIDTIENTLNDENGNQDINKMNMTKADLASITSVFRAIEHYYGTFDNYLDKALGVDAAKLKQLKSIYTE; encoded by the coding sequence ATGAAACGTATACTAAATCTCGAAGGTGCAATAAATTTACGTGAACTAGGTGGATATCCCACTAAAGATGGAACGACAATTAAATATAATAAACTCTTACGTTCAGGGGATATAAGTAATCTAACAGGAAAATCTTTAAGATACCTTAAAAATTACGGATTACGGTATGTAGTCGACTTTCGTTCCAACAGCGAACAACGGACTTGGGCTGATACTACTTCTGACTTTTACAAAATATATTCCGACCCTGTTTATCCACTCAAAGGTAACGGCGACAAGTTAGCTATGATGATCAATCACGACAATTATTCTTATTTAGGTATGATTTATCAAAGCGTTGTCCTCGATAAACACGGTCAACAAGCTTACAAAATTTTATTTGATTTAATGTTGCACAATGATCAACCAAAGCAATCACTGCTCTTTCACTGTGCGGCTGGAAAAGACCGGACCGGAATTGGCGCTTTGTTAGTCTTAAAAGCCTTAGATGTAGACGAAGAGACTATCACCAAAGATTATTTATTAACTAACTTAATGTATGACGACATCGATACGATTGAAAATACTTTAAATGACGAAAACGGTAATCAAGATATTAACAAGATGAACATGACTAAGGCTGACTTGGCTAGTATTACTTCTGTCTTTAGAGCTATCGAACACTATTATGGAACCTTTGATAATTATTTGGATAAAGCTTTAGGCGTTGATGCTGCTAAATTAAAACAATTAAAGTCAATTTATACTGAATAA
- a CDS encoding ribose-phosphate diphosphokinase: MSNSSLDKIALLSLNGNKPLAKRISDYMGIPLLDATVSHFSDGEINIQMNESIRGKDVYIIHSVSDPVNDNFMELMIAVDALRRASANSITCVLPYFAYTRSDRKSRSREPISAKLFANMLEMGQVDRVIAIDMHADQIQGFFDIPVDHLRAMPIFASYFEQKIKNPDEFVFVAPDHNSTKRARALAEVFGSQIAIVDQRSTEDDDVIPDIIGDVDGKQCVIVDDLIDTGTRMINSAEAVKKAGAKTISAVATHPIFSKNAAKRLEASDLMEVLVSDSIVVPEECHFDKLKILSVTDLVGDAIRMTQDNESIDSLFDVRDSFTIIK; encoded by the coding sequence ATGTCTAATAGCTCATTAGATAAAATTGCTTTACTTTCTTTAAATGGTAATAAACCATTAGCAAAAAGAATTTCTGACTACATGGGAATTCCATTGTTGGATGCTACCGTTTCACATTTTAGTGATGGTGAAATCAACATTCAAATGAACGAAAGTATTCGTGGAAAAGACGTTTACATTATTCATTCAGTTTCTGATCCTGTTAATGACAACTTCATGGAATTGATGATTGCTGTAGATGCTTTGAGACGTGCTAGTGCTAACAGCATTACTTGTGTATTGCCTTACTTTGCTTACACACGTTCAGATAGAAAATCTCGTTCTAGAGAACCTATCTCAGCTAAGTTGTTTGCCAATATGCTAGAAATGGGACAAGTTGATCGCGTTATTGCCATCGACATGCATGCTGATCAAATTCAAGGATTCTTTGATATCCCTGTTGATCACTTACGTGCTATGCCAATTTTTGCTAGCTACTTTGAACAAAAAATCAAGAACCCTGACGAATTCGTCTTCGTAGCTCCTGACCACAACTCAACTAAACGTGCTCGTGCTTTGGCTGAAGTATTTGGTTCACAAATTGCTATCGTTGACCAAAGATCAACTGAAGATGATGATGTTATTCCTGATATTATTGGTGACGTCGATGGTAAACAATGTGTTATCGTTGATGATTTGATTGATACAGGTACTAGAATGATCAATAGTGCTGAAGCAGTTAAAAAGGCCGGTGCCAAGACAATTTCTGCCGTTGCTACACATCCAATCTTCTCAAAGAATGCTGCAAAACGCTTAGAAGCATCAGACTTGATGGAAGTACTAGTTTCAGATTCAATTGTCGTTCCAGAAGAATGCCATTTTGATAAATTAAAGATCTTATCTGTAACTGATTTAGTTGGCGATGCTATTCGCATGACTCAAGATAATGAATCAATTGACTCATTATTTGATGTTCGTGATAGCTTCACAATTATTAAATAA
- a CDS encoding alpha/beta hydrolase yields MKKAIIYVHGKGGSALEAERFKKNCPGFKMIGVDYREYLPWIVEKQVRETYEKLTSKYDQIFLLANSIGVYFSMLALQNLPIKRALFISPILDMEKSITDTLKENNLTEIDLKNQQEITLGRKTLSWKYLQFVREHPITWQTETEILYGQKDDHTSNEVLNDFIENHNAHVTIMKNGEHWFHTKEQLAFLDNWMQKTVES; encoded by the coding sequence TTGAAAAAAGCAATTATTTACGTTCATGGTAAAGGTGGCAGTGCTTTAGAAGCAGAGCGTTTTAAGAAAAATTGCCCTGGTTTTAAAATGATTGGCGTTGATTATCGAGAATATTTACCTTGGATTGTTGAGAAGCAAGTACGCGAGACTTATGAGAAATTAACGTCAAAATATGACCAAATATTTTTGCTGGCTAATAGTATTGGCGTTTACTTCTCGATGTTAGCCTTGCAAAATTTACCAATCAAAAGGGCTTTGTTTATTTCGCCAATTTTAGATATGGAAAAATCAATCACCGATACACTCAAGGAAAATAATTTAACTGAAATAGATTTAAAGAATCAACAAGAAATCACTTTAGGTCGTAAGACTTTATCGTGGAAGTATTTACAGTTTGTTAGAGAGCATCCAATCACTTGGCAAACAGAAACCGAAATTCTCTATGGTCAAAAAGATGATCATACTTCAAATGAAGTTTTGAATGATTTTATCGAGAATCATAACGCTCATGTAACGATAATGAAAAATGGAGAACATTGGTTTCATACAAAAGAACAATTAGCTTTTTTAGATAATTGGATGCAAAAAACAGTCGAATCGTAA